From Bradyrhizobium symbiodeficiens, the proteins below share one genomic window:
- a CDS encoding ABC transporter permease: MSVEASHMAIPISADRTRRGSLRLRVPKVSRSVLLSMLTIAVLLACWAIVTEMGWANELFLPKPQAVWAAFIKTMTKGYQGATLLQHLGASLYRILTAFALACLVGIPLGVLMGVSRNARALLNPLIEFYRPLPPLGLYTLLVMWLGIGESSKLSLLFLAGLPGIVISTIQAVTSVDPVYVRAAQSLGATRRHLLFHVYLPAAGPLILAGMRISLGFTYTVLVAAEIVAASAGIGWMIWDAAKFLLSDVVIMGLIVLGLTGVVLDLIMRGIAKLLMPWA; encoded by the coding sequence ATGAGCGTCGAGGCAAGCCACATGGCCATTCCGATCTCGGCAGACCGCACGCGGCGCGGCAGTCTGCGGCTGAGGGTCCCGAAGGTCTCGCGATCGGTCCTGCTCTCGATGCTCACGATTGCCGTGCTGTTGGCCTGCTGGGCGATTGTCACGGAGATGGGCTGGGCCAACGAGTTGTTCCTGCCGAAGCCGCAGGCGGTCTGGGCCGCGTTCATCAAGACGATGACGAAGGGCTACCAGGGCGCGACGCTGCTCCAGCATCTCGGCGCCAGCCTGTATCGCATCCTCACGGCTTTCGCGCTGGCCTGCCTCGTCGGCATTCCGCTCGGCGTCCTCATGGGCGTGTCGCGCAACGCCCGCGCGCTGCTCAATCCGCTGATCGAATTCTACCGGCCGCTGCCGCCGCTCGGACTCTATACATTGCTCGTGATGTGGCTCGGCATCGGCGAGAGCTCGAAGCTGTCGCTGCTGTTCCTTGCCGGCTTGCCGGGTATCGTCATCTCGACGATCCAGGCCGTAACGAGCGTCGATCCCGTCTACGTGCGTGCCGCACAGTCACTCGGCGCGACCCGGCGCCATCTGCTGTTCCACGTCTATCTGCCCGCTGCGGGGCCCTTGATCCTGGCCGGCATGCGCATCTCGCTCGGTTTCACCTACACCGTTCTGGTCGCTGCCGAGATCGTCGCGGCATCAGCTGGCATCGGCTGGATGATCTGGGATGCTGCAAAGTTCCTGCTGTCCGACGTCGTGATCATGGGCCTGATCGTGCTTGGCCTCACCGGCGTCGTGCTCGATCTCATCATGCGCGGGATCGCGAAACTGTTGATGCCATGGGCCTGA
- a CDS encoding M20 family metallopeptidase produces the protein MQMPVTPPYSDLEQRVLSRITEERWLELASELIRTGQPRSGNPLDPDLPPAEEEAISMLVAGKLEALGMEVTKHSAQPHRPNVLGVLRGQEGAPSLILNDHLDTYPVVEPEKWHMTDFDPFKATRHGDLLYARGTSDTRGNLAASLLAVQALMEEGVRFKGTLMCCYTVDEERNGTEGSIYMLNKVGLTADYEITAEPTAWGDVSKDWGMNLSVANSGHCLVEVTVEGIKSHIWRPDISVNAIMEAAKLLPKLKEMAFTHVPSKFMGHTPPCCSVVRIRGGLPGEMQFSPDACTITLAVVGIVPGMTLGSVISDIERLGQETFAGVNDVKVGVRQVPGSLFVNATEPVPVEEEPCRSLRAVYQRLMGREPGVNRKNAFNDTIRFREAGINAVTFGPGEDGWAVDNENISITKSVMATRIYALTIMQILGVRA, from the coding sequence ATGCAGATGCCCGTCACCCCGCCGTACTCCGATCTCGAGCAGCGCGTGCTGTCGCGCATCACGGAGGAGCGTTGGCTTGAACTGGCATCGGAGCTGATCCGCACCGGCCAGCCGCGCTCCGGCAATCCGCTCGATCCCGACCTGCCGCCGGCGGAGGAAGAGGCGATCTCAATGCTGGTCGCGGGCAAGCTCGAAGCCCTCGGCATGGAGGTCACCAAGCACAGTGCGCAGCCGCACCGGCCGAACGTGCTCGGCGTGCTCCGGGGGCAGGAGGGCGCGCCGTCGCTCATCCTGAACGATCATCTCGACACCTATCCGGTGGTCGAGCCCGAGAAATGGCACATGACGGATTTCGATCCTTTCAAGGCCACACGTCATGGCGACCTTCTCTACGCCCGCGGCACCTCCGACACCCGCGGAAACCTTGCAGCATCGCTGCTCGCGGTGCAGGCGCTGATGGAGGAAGGGGTGAGGTTCAAGGGCACTTTGATGTGCTGCTACACCGTCGACGAGGAGCGCAACGGCACCGAGGGCTCGATCTACATGCTGAACAAGGTCGGCCTCACTGCCGACTACGAGATCACCGCCGAGCCGACTGCGTGGGGCGACGTCAGCAAGGATTGGGGCATGAACCTCTCGGTGGCCAATTCAGGTCACTGCCTGGTCGAGGTCACGGTCGAGGGCATCAAGTCGCATATCTGGCGCCCCGACATCAGCGTCAACGCCATCATGGAGGCGGCGAAGCTGCTGCCGAAGCTGAAGGAGATGGCTTTCACGCACGTGCCCAGCAAGTTCATGGGACACACGCCGCCCTGCTGCTCGGTGGTGCGTATCCGCGGCGGCCTGCCCGGCGAGATGCAGTTCTCACCCGATGCCTGCACGATCACGCTCGCGGTGGTCGGCATCGTGCCCGGCATGACGCTTGGAAGCGTGATCTCCGACATCGAGCGTCTAGGGCAGGAGACATTCGCTGGCGTCAACGACGTCAAGGTCGGGGTGCGCCAGGTGCCCGGCTCGCTGTTCGTTAACGCGACCGAACCGGTGCCGGTCGAGGAAGAGCCTTGCCGCTCCCTGCGCGCGGTCTATCAGCGCCTGATGGGCCGCGAACCCGGCGTCAACCGCAAGAATGCGTTCAACGACACGATCCGTTTTCGTGAGGCCGGCATCAACGCAGTGACGTTCGGGCCCGGCGAGGACGGCTGGGCCGTCGACAACGAGAATATCTCGATCACCAAGTCGGTGATGGCGACACGGATCTACGCGCTGACCATCATGCAGATCCTGGGCGTGCGTGCATGA
- a CDS encoding extensin family protein, whose translation MTRGVRLYLVGSIVLVSLAGCGRGFFQAEREPWRAEAEAACLKSGAVKEGPDLVRIDPISGPGMCGAEFPLKVAAIGEASSSYGFADEELRPPGSIGGQPRWPVTQPRSNYPASSSPQRSNYPEAAVRQPAGYGASSGPMSLNAPGVAAQEDEIDLPSDGTDAAGAARYMNSPSYPARPAPYSQAPAQQPPPRLGPAQGNPVTAVGPVAIKPTATLACPIVSELDRWLADTVQPSAMRWFGVRVAEIKQISAYSCRGMNGNPHSHISEHAFGNALDIAAFVLADGRRVTVKDGWRGVPEEQGFLRDVQSGACAHFTTVLAPGSNVYHYDHIHVDLMRRASRRLICQPAAVSGEEVASRAQSRRPYANAGDQSVTGSLGARKSATRKHQEDDYADD comes from the coding sequence ATGACGCGCGGAGTTCGTTTGTATCTCGTCGGCTCCATCGTCCTTGTTTCGCTAGCGGGTTGCGGACGCGGCTTCTTCCAGGCCGAACGCGAACCGTGGCGGGCCGAGGCCGAAGCCGCTTGCCTGAAATCGGGCGCGGTGAAAGAGGGGCCGGACCTCGTTCGCATCGACCCGATCTCCGGGCCAGGCATGTGCGGCGCCGAGTTTCCGCTCAAGGTCGCCGCCATCGGCGAGGCCTCGAGCAGCTACGGCTTTGCCGACGAAGAGCTGCGTCCGCCGGGCAGCATCGGCGGCCAACCGCGCTGGCCGGTGACACAGCCGCGGTCGAATTATCCGGCATCGTCCTCTCCGCAACGGTCGAACTATCCTGAAGCCGCGGTGCGCCAGCCCGCCGGCTATGGTGCATCGTCCGGGCCGATGTCGCTGAACGCGCCCGGCGTGGCGGCGCAGGAGGACGAGATCGATCTGCCGTCCGATGGCACCGATGCCGCGGGCGCTGCGCGCTACATGAATTCGCCGAGCTATCCGGCACGGCCGGCGCCCTACTCGCAGGCGCCTGCGCAGCAGCCGCCGCCGCGCCTCGGTCCGGCGCAGGGCAACCCCGTCACCGCCGTCGGTCCGGTCGCGATCAAGCCGACCGCGACGCTCGCCTGTCCGATCGTGTCCGAACTCGACCGCTGGCTCGCCGACACGGTGCAGCCGTCTGCGATGCGCTGGTTCGGCGTCCGCGTCGCCGAGATCAAGCAGATCTCCGCCTATTCATGCCGGGGCATGAACGGCAATCCGCATTCACACATCTCCGAGCACGCCTTCGGCAACGCGCTCGACATTGCCGCCTTCGTGCTCGCCGACGGCCGCCGCGTCACCGTGAAGGACGGCTGGCGGGGCGTGCCGGAGGAGCAGGGATTCTTGCGTGACGTGCAGTCGGGCGCCTGCGCGCATTTCACCACCGTGCTCGCGCCGGGATCGAACGTCTATCACTACGATCACATCCACGTCGATCTGATGCGCCGCGCCAGCCGCCGCCTGATCTGCCAGCCCGCCGCCGTCTCGGGCGAAGAGGTCGCCTCGCGCGCGCAGTCGCGCCGCCCCTATGCCAATGCGGGCGATCAGTCCGTCACCGGTTCGCTCGGTGCGCGCAAGAGCGCGACGCGCAAGCACCAGGAAGACGACTACGCCGACGATTAG
- a CDS encoding DUF2147 domain-containing protein, with product MRLLISLGMAVALTASAPAAQAGSYSFSIGGHRFRVDAPRNCRSSSCVSMSGRSLRMTGDVGTAPPPAPAPVVQAPQPVATIIPVRSVQATAAAPPPAPVLAATTSQPVLPPPAPKLEVSRIEPLSPNPPRVDLQRVDTSEIVTLDPPRMEPPVAAPKPEIKQGTTIAQRSDEEPAYSPLGEWESTGAKGTVRIERCGPALCGFALTEASDRGESVLVNMKPKTHDVWTGSIYSRSSGSTYYGRMTLTSSGKLRVEACAIGRFWCSGNDWTRVEEQLATTSRQWNGARS from the coding sequence ATGCGGCTTTTGATTTCGCTTGGCATGGCGGTCGCCTTGACGGCGAGCGCGCCCGCAGCCCAGGCCGGCTCCTACTCTTTCTCGATCGGCGGTCACCGGTTCCGTGTCGACGCACCGCGCAATTGTAGGTCCAGTTCCTGTGTTTCAATGTCCGGTCGCAGCCTGCGGATGACGGGAGATGTCGGCACGGCCCCGCCGCCTGCGCCCGCACCGGTCGTGCAGGCGCCGCAGCCGGTCGCGACGATCATCCCGGTCAGGTCAGTGCAAGCGACTGCCGCCGCTCCGCCACCTGCCCCCGTCCTTGCCGCCACGACTTCGCAGCCCGTTTTGCCTCCGCCGGCGCCGAAACTCGAGGTGTCAAGGATTGAGCCGCTGAGCCCCAATCCGCCGCGGGTTGATTTGCAGCGCGTCGATACGTCGGAGATTGTTACGCTCGATCCGCCGCGGATGGAGCCGCCTGTCGCTGCTCCGAAGCCCGAGATCAAACAGGGCACGACCATCGCACAGCGCAGCGACGAGGAGCCGGCTTATTCGCCGCTCGGCGAATGGGAGAGCACGGGTGCCAAGGGCACCGTTCGCATCGAACGCTGTGGCCCTGCGCTTTGCGGTTTCGCACTCACCGAAGCCTCCGACCGGGGTGAAAGTGTGCTCGTCAATATGAAGCCGAAGACGCACGACGTCTGGACTGGCAGCATCTACAGCCGCTCCAGCGGCAGCACCTATTACGGCAGGATGACGTTGACGTCTTCCGGCAAGCTCCGTGTCGAAGCCTGTGCGATCGGCCGCTTCTGGTGTTCCGGCAACGACTGGACGCGGGTCGAGGAGCAGTTGGCCACGACCTCGCGCCAATGGAATGGAGCGCGGTCGTAG
- a CDS encoding DUF2147 domain-containing protein: MNKLTIAATALFLASTAAAHAGGNTISFQIEGQHIRIETPRNCASLNCVTIVAPGLSDKPIKLNNINLKGLGGSKDDDDTTPGTTTAQPAPALVQQAPVQATAPAAPTVTAPAAPATTVAAAPSVGFDANTQPAPVAAPAPAPAPVAVAPAPAPAPVAAAPVVVANTPIGIWATEENKGNVRVEQCGANLCGYAEKTNARILINMKPEGSKWSGRIHDPDSGRNYDSTIAMKGPNAMRVQGCAFGGMFCGGQTWKRVS, encoded by the coding sequence ATGAACAAGCTCACCATCGCCGCCACCGCGCTCTTTCTGGCATCGACCGCCGCCGCCCACGCCGGCGGCAACACGATCTCGTTCCAGATCGAAGGCCAGCACATCCGCATCGAGACGCCGCGCAACTGCGCCTCGCTCAACTGCGTGACCATCGTTGCACCGGGCCTGTCGGACAAGCCGATCAAGCTGAACAACATCAACCTGAAGGGCCTGGGCGGCTCCAAGGACGATGACGACACCACGCCAGGCACAACGACTGCGCAGCCCGCGCCGGCTCTGGTTCAGCAGGCGCCAGTGCAGGCGACCGCGCCGGCCGCGCCCACAGTCACGGCTCCCGCCGCTCCGGCCACGACGGTTGCCGCCGCGCCGTCAGTCGGCTTCGACGCCAATACGCAGCCCGCGCCCGTCGCGGCTCCTGCTCCCGCACCCGCGCCGGTCGCAGTTGCTCCGGCGCCCGCTCCGGCCCCTGTGGCCGCCGCGCCTGTGGTGGTTGCCAACACGCCGATCGGTATCTGGGCAACCGAAGAGAACAAGGGCAACGTTCGCGTCGAGCAGTGCGGCGCCAATCTCTGCGGCTACGCCGAGAAGACCAATGCGCGCATCCTGATCAACATGAAGCCCGAGGGCTCGAAGTGGAGCGGCCGCATCCACGATCCCGACTCCGGCCGCAATTACGACTCGACCATCGCGATGAAGGGCCCGAATGCGATGCGCGTGCAGGGCTGCGCCTTCGGCGGCATGTTCTGCGGCGGTCAGACCTGGAAGCGCGTGAGCTGA
- a CDS encoding FecR domain-containing protein: MLAWRRFVFALMLPALPLAGSSVACASETIELAQTQPQAQPAPSPSPTPSTSPTPATDAQTAAVEPIGNVATVTGIATVIRDKNSYPLRVRDDIYLNDVVQTSSNSSLGITFDDATTFNLSASSKITIDNYVYEDGGKQNSAIFDVGKGTVAFVAAAVAKTGDMKITTPTATLGIRGTTGVVDVPEGAAASNARNVNIKLYPDADGRVGHIDVDDRSSGTRLGALTQGASGFAIRPGAATAGIMRFAAVPITIPAQQIARDRGFVGQVHLAQTTGRQIVTEQRDFRRANPTALSRIPRPAQPPQQQQLRPNGQPGQNIRPGQQQPGTPGRQGAQPPQRQGQGQQGQSGAVQPGTPRAGQGQQPRGQHQQGRPQRGQQQGAGRPGAPREGQGTPPNGTPQTQPQRGGQIQPGGVVPPQPGGTRPQPHLPRTGMQPGQPSAAQQPGVQRPGGFQQRPAAAPRPAAPRKPAPPQKEKERR; this comes from the coding sequence ATGCTGGCCTGGCGCCGCTTCGTGTTCGCGCTCATGCTGCCGGCTTTGCCGCTGGCAGGCAGCAGCGTGGCTTGCGCATCCGAGACAATTGAGCTCGCGCAGACGCAGCCACAAGCTCAGCCGGCTCCCTCCCCCTCCCCGACGCCCTCGACCTCGCCGACGCCGGCCACGGACGCACAAACCGCCGCCGTCGAGCCGATCGGCAACGTTGCGACTGTCACGGGGATCGCGACCGTGATCCGTGACAAGAATTCCTATCCGCTGCGCGTGCGCGACGACATCTATCTCAACGACGTGGTGCAGACCTCGTCGAACTCCTCGCTCGGCATCACCTTCGACGACGCCACCACGTTCAATCTCTCCGCCAGCTCGAAGATCACCATCGACAATTACGTCTACGAGGACGGCGGCAAGCAGAACTCCGCGATCTTCGACGTCGGCAAGGGCACGGTCGCCTTCGTCGCGGCTGCCGTGGCGAAGACCGGCGACATGAAGATCACGACGCCGACCGCGACGCTCGGCATCCGCGGCACCACCGGCGTCGTCGACGTGCCTGAAGGGGCGGCGGCGAGCAACGCCCGCAACGTCAACATCAAGCTCTATCCCGATGCCGACGGCCGCGTCGGCCACATCGACGTCGACGACCGCAGCAGCGGCACGCGGCTCGGCGCGCTGACGCAAGGCGCGAGCGGCTTTGCGATCCGGCCCGGCGCGGCCACTGCCGGAATCATGCGCTTCGCCGCCGTGCCGATCACGATTCCCGCGCAGCAGATCGCGCGCGACCGCGGCTTCGTCGGCCAGGTGCATCTGGCGCAGACCACGGGCCGCCAGATCGTCACCGAGCAGCGCGACTTCCGCCGCGCCAATCCGACCGCGCTCAGCCGCATTCCGCGGCCGGCCCAGCCGCCGCAGCAACAACAATTGCGGCCGAACGGCCAGCCCGGCCAGAACATCCGCCCCGGTCAGCAGCAGCCGGGTACGCCGGGACGGCAAGGCGCCCAGCCGCCGCAACGGCAGGGACAGGGACAACAAGGACAAAGCGGCGCGGTGCAGCCGGGCACACCGCGTGCGGGCCAGGGGCAACAGCCGCGAGGACAACATCAACAAGGCCGGCCGCAGCGCGGCCAGCAGCAAGGCGCCGGACGTCCGGGTGCACCGCGCGAAGGACAGGGCACACCGCCAAACGGCACGCCGCAAACTCAGCCGCAGCGTGGTGGGCAGATTCAGCCCGGAGGAGTCGTGCCGCCACAGCCGGGCGGAACTCGTCCGCAGCCGCACCTGCCGCGCACCGGCATGCAGCCGGGCCAACCGTCCGCGGCTCAACAGCCGGGCGTGCAGCGACCAGGCGGCTTCCAGCAGCGCCCCGCCGCCGCACCACGCCCCGCAGCGCCGCGCAAGCCGGCGCCGCCACAGAAGGAGAAGGAGCGGCGGTGA
- a CDS encoding NUDIX hydrolase has translation MARAPVMAAGGIVLRRGAPPLIAVVRQRKRNEWVLPKGKLDDGETPKQAAHREVLEETGHDVAIHEFLGTLVYQSGGRFKVVHFWRMEAEGGPVRKLMNDIKAVDWLTLDDALARLSREYERAFLTQIGPIALAAAGLASSPAPEPTLTLAADDIDGTLQTLTPAEAASVDELRHGLLQKVKAWLRGEA, from the coding sequence ATGGCGCGGGCGCCGGTCATGGCGGCGGGTGGTATTGTGCTGCGGCGTGGTGCACCGCCGCTGATCGCGGTCGTGCGCCAGCGCAAGCGCAACGAATGGGTCTTGCCCAAAGGAAAGCTCGACGACGGCGAGACGCCGAAACAGGCGGCGCACCGCGAGGTGCTCGAGGAAACCGGGCATGACGTCGCCATCCATGAATTCCTGGGCACGCTGGTCTACCAGTCGGGCGGGCGTTTCAAAGTCGTGCATTTCTGGCGCATGGAAGCTGAGGGCGGTCCGGTTCGCAAGCTGATGAACGACATCAAGGCGGTCGACTGGCTGACGCTCGACGACGCGCTTGCGCGTCTGTCGCGCGAATATGAGCGCGCCTTCCTGACCCAGATCGGCCCGATCGCGCTTGCAGCAGCGGGGCTGGCGTCGTCCCCCGCGCCCGAGCCGACGTTGACGCTCGCGGCCGACGATATCGACGGAACGCTGCAGACTTTGACGCCGGCCGAAGCCGCCTCCGTCGACGAGCTGCGGCATGGTCTGCTGCAGAAGGTGAAGGCCTGGCTGCGCGGCGAGGCGTGA
- the asd gene encoding archaetidylserine decarboxylase (Phosphatidylserine decarboxylase is synthesized as a single chain precursor. Generation of the pyruvoyl active site from a Ser is coupled to cleavage of a Gly-Ser bond between the larger (beta) and smaller (alpha chains). It is an integral membrane protein.) gives MTVKALIASFTQQEDLNFLLTNRIPRAALTRFMGWFSKIENPLVRDGSIALWKLFSDLDLSEARKDHFTSLHDCFTRELKPGLRPFDPDPSVVASPSDGIVGAHGRIADTELFQVKGAPYSLLDLLGDSALVDQHRNGSFVTLRLTSSMYHRFHAPFDVHIERVTLIHGDVWNVNPIALKRVERLFCKNERAVIRTHLSTGEAVTLVPVAAILVASIRLHFLDMVLNAQSRGPVNFPCDVNVTKGEELGWFEHGSTIIILAPGDFTFCDGIAEGTRIRAGQGLLRRR, from the coding sequence ATGACAGTCAAAGCCCTCATCGCCTCTTTCACCCAGCAGGAAGACCTCAACTTCCTGTTGACCAACCGCATCCCCCGCGCGGCCCTGACCCGCTTCATGGGCTGGTTCTCCAAGATCGAGAATCCGCTGGTGCGGGACGGCTCGATCGCGCTGTGGAAGCTGTTCTCCGACCTCGATCTGTCGGAGGCGCGGAAAGATCATTTCACGAGCCTGCACGATTGCTTCACCCGGGAGCTCAAGCCGGGCCTGCGTCCCTTTGATCCGGATCCGTCCGTTGTCGCCAGTCCGTCGGATGGCATCGTCGGCGCGCATGGCCGGATCGCCGACACCGAACTGTTTCAAGTCAAGGGCGCGCCCTATTCGCTGCTCGACCTGCTCGGCGATTCCGCGCTGGTCGACCAGCACCGCAACGGCTCCTTCGTCACGCTGCGGCTGACCTCGAGCATGTATCACCGCTTCCATGCGCCGTTTGACGTGCATATCGAGCGGGTCACGCTAATCCATGGCGATGTCTGGAACGTCAACCCGATCGCGCTGAAGCGGGTCGAACGTCTGTTCTGCAAGAACGAGCGCGCAGTGATCCGGACGCATCTTTCGACCGGCGAAGCCGTGACGCTGGTGCCGGTCGCCGCGATCCTGGTCGCGAGCATCCGCTTGCACTTCCTCGACATGGTGCTGAACGCGCAGTCCCGCGGACCGGTCAATTTCCCCTGCGACGTCAACGTGACCAAGGGCGAGGAGCTCGGCTGGTTCGAGCACGGCTCGACCATCATCATCCTCGCGCCCGGCGATTTCACCTTCTGCGACGGCATCGCCGAGGGCACGCGCATTCGCGCCGGTCAAGGGCTGTTGAGGAGAAGATAG
- a CDS encoding aminotransferase class III-fold pyridoxal phosphate-dependent enzyme, translating to METTLPILSMSVAAAASAAAVFPKIKARVELSRAKHRSLAGHSKMSRRVAKLLPFYEFEGDKYFSCDGAPDDVVAQRKDAFFRLARLYAERYPKGRAMTKDAAEKISDLHFTETYRVPFQFSRLVREHLGTSTFMDSSSGVTVTDVDGNTSYDLTGSYGVNIFGNDFYKECIEGAEKRAHALGPVLGPYHPVILENVQRLCRISGLDEVSFHMSGTEAVMQAVRLARYHTKRTHLVRFAGAYHGWWGDVQPGVGNPIAAHETYTLAEMSEKTLHVLRTRRDIACVLVNPLQGLHPNGNAPGDSSLVDSSRGGNFDRAAYTEWLARLRDVCTERGIVLIFDEVFVGFRLAAGGAQEYFSVKADMVTYGKSLAGGLPIGVVCGKKELMRRFRDDRPADICFARGTFNSHPYVMTAMDEFLSRLASPNFRAVYDGLEETWNGRAERLNQMMTDAGLPVRFANFSSIWTVKYTTPSRYNWMLQYYLRAEGLALSWVGTGRLIFSLNYTDADFTEVAERFVRAAEKMKADGFWWHDGVLTDKNIKRQILKEMLAKRFGR from the coding sequence ATGGAAACGACACTCCCGATTCTCTCGATGTCCGTGGCCGCCGCAGCGTCTGCTGCCGCCGTCTTCCCGAAGATCAAGGCGCGGGTCGAACTGTCCCGCGCCAAGCACCGCTCGCTCGCCGGGCATTCCAAGATGTCGCGGCGGGTGGCAAAGCTGCTGCCGTTCTACGAGTTCGAAGGCGACAAGTATTTCAGCTGCGACGGCGCGCCTGATGACGTGGTGGCGCAGCGCAAGGACGCGTTCTTCCGCCTCGCTAGGCTTTACGCCGAGCGCTACCCCAAGGGCCGCGCAATGACGAAGGACGCGGCGGAGAAGATCTCCGACCTGCACTTCACCGAAACCTACCGCGTACCGTTCCAGTTCTCGCGTCTGGTCCGCGAGCATCTGGGCACCTCGACCTTCATGGACTCCTCGAGCGGCGTCACCGTCACCGATGTCGACGGCAACACGTCGTACGATCTCACCGGGTCCTACGGCGTCAACATCTTCGGCAACGACTTCTACAAGGAGTGCATCGAGGGCGCGGAGAAGCGCGCGCATGCGCTGGGTCCCGTGCTCGGCCCCTATCATCCCGTCATCCTCGAGAACGTGCAGCGGCTCTGCCGGATCTCCGGCCTCGACGAAGTTTCCTTCCACATGTCCGGCACCGAGGCCGTGATGCAGGCGGTGCGGCTCGCGCGCTACCACACCAAGCGGACGCATCTGGTTCGTTTCGCCGGCGCCTATCACGGCTGGTGGGGCGACGTGCAGCCCGGCGTCGGCAATCCGATTGCCGCGCACGAGACCTACACTCTCGCCGAAATGTCGGAGAAGACGCTGCACGTGCTGCGCACCCGCCGCGACATCGCCTGCGTGCTGGTCAACCCGCTGCAAGGCCTGCATCCGAACGGCAACGCGCCCGGCGATTCCTCGCTGGTTGACTCGTCCCGCGGCGGCAATTTCGATCGCGCGGCCTACACCGAATGGCTCGCGAGGCTGCGCGACGTTTGCACCGAGCGCGGCATCGTCCTGATCTTCGACGAAGTCTTCGTCGGCTTCCGTCTCGCTGCCGGCGGCGCCCAGGAATATTTCAGCGTCAAGGCCGACATGGTGACCTACGGCAAGAGCCTCGCCGGCGGCCTGCCGATCGGCGTCGTCTGCGGCAAAAAGGAATTGATGCGCCGCTTCCGCGACGATCGTCCCGCCGACATCTGCTTTGCCCGCGGCACCTTCAACTCGCACCCCTACGTCATGACGGCGATGGACGAATTCTTGAGCCGGCTCGCCAGCCCGAATTTCCGCGCTGTCTATGACGGGCTGGAGGAAACCTGGAACGGCCGCGCCGAGAGGCTCAACCAGATGATGACCGACGCCGGCCTGCCGGTGCGGTTCGCAAACTTCTCGTCGATCTGGACGGTGAAATACACCACACCGTCCCGCTACAACTGGATGCTGCAATATTACCTGCGCGCCGAGGGCTTGGCGCTGAGCTGGGTCGGCACGGGACGGCTGATCTTCAGCCTCAACTACACCGACGCCGATTTCACCGAGGTCGCCGAGCGCTTCGTCCGCGCCGCCGAAAAGATGAAGGCCGACGGCTTCTGGTGGCACGACGGCGTGCTCACCGACAAGAACATCAAGCGGCAGATCCTGAAAGAGATGCTCGCCAAGCGTTTTGGGCGCTGA
- a CDS encoding class I SAM-dependent methyltransferase produces MAKIMNLDGTQQLDLTRGTVEQAYDRWAPVYDLVFGGVFAKGRQAAIAATNKIGGRVLEVGVGTGISLPLYAPNLRIFGTDISEAMLDKARQRVAEGKLKNVEGLAVMDAEKLEFPDNSFDVVMAQYVVTAVPNPEVALDEFARVLRPGGELIILTRVSADAGMRRFIEQKLQPVVRPLGFRTAEFAWSRYAKWLAGAHGIELAERRLIPPLGHFSLVRFRKVDVAKAA; encoded by the coding sequence ATGGCTAAGATCATGAACCTTGACGGCACCCAGCAGCTCGACCTCACCCGTGGCACGGTCGAGCAGGCTTACGATCGCTGGGCGCCCGTCTACGATCTCGTGTTCGGCGGCGTGTTCGCCAAGGGCCGGCAGGCTGCGATCGCGGCCACCAACAAGATCGGCGGCCGCGTGCTCGAGGTCGGCGTCGGCACCGGCATCTCGCTGCCGCTCTATGCGCCCAACCTGCGCATCTTCGGCACCGACATCTCGGAAGCGATGCTGGACAAGGCGCGCCAGCGCGTCGCCGAGGGCAAGCTGAAGAACGTCGAAGGCCTCGCGGTGATGGACGCCGAGAAGCTCGAATTCCCCGACAACTCCTTCGACGTCGTGATGGCGCAATATGTCGTCACCGCCGTGCCGAATCCGGAAGTCGCGCTGGACGAATTCGCCCGCGTGCTGCGCCCGGGCGGCGAGCTGATCATCCTCACCCGCGTCAGCGCCGATGCCGGCATGCGCCGCTTCATCGAGCAGAAGCTGCAGCCGGTGGTGCGCCCGCTCGGCTTCCGCACCGCCGAGTTCGCCTGGTCGCGCTATGCCAAATGGCTGGCCGGCGCCCATGGGATAGAGCTCGCCGAGCGCCGCCTGATTCCGCCGCTCGGCCATTTCTCGCTGGTGCGCTTCCGCAAGGTCGACGTCGCGAAAGCGGCATGA